The Candidatus Effluviviaceae Genus V sp. DNA window GCGGCCGCGAGGATCACTGCGGCACAGAGTGCTGTCAGTCTCATTCCGGAACCTCCAACCGTCTGGTGCGGGCGTCGGGCGGACGGCACCTCTTCCGGAGGACTCCGCCGGCCGACTCCCGTCGATAAGGCTACTTCAAGAGCACCATCTTCCGTGTCTGGACGAACCCGCCTGAGACCATGCGACAGAAGTAGACGCCGCTGGCGAGCCCGGTGGCGTCGAGCGTCACACGGTGGACCCCCGGTTCCTTCTCGTCATCGGCGAGGGTGCGGACCACCCTCCCATCGACGGAGTAGAGCACGAGACTGACCCGTGACTGCGCCGGAACCGAGTACGAGATCGTCGTGACCGGGTTGAACGGGTTCGGGCTGTTCTGGCTGAGCCTGAAGGCGAGTGGAGCGCCCTCCGGAACGCCCGTCAGGAGCCAGCCGGGCGTGTACCAGAATCCGATTTCCTCAAGGTAGCTTCCTCCCGAGGCCGTCCCGATGGCGCTCTGTCCGACCGTGCCGAGGAGCGAGTAGCTTGCCCCCGAGCCGGACCCGCCGCCGCAGCCTGTGACGCTGCGGTCGATCGAGTACGCTCCGGCTCCCAGCGTCAGCGCAGCCAGAAGGAGGAAGGCGACCAGTGGGATCACCCTCCGCATGGTGCCTCCTTCCATCGGGTCACAGGGCGAGGCGCCGGGAAGGAGGGAGGAGGGCCCGTCACTGTGACCACCTATGCTTACCAAATACAAACTCGAGTTTAACACAGTTCACCCAAGTTGGTCAATGAAGTGCAGGCCTGTGTACGGCGACCCGGGCATCGAGAGTCGGCCAGGGGCTGCCTCGTCAACGCGCCGCGGAAGGGAGCGGTTGGCAAGCGTGGACCGGTTGCCTTCTCCTCGGGCGCCTGCTGGTGATGGTGCGCTCGTCGCACATATCGCTTGACGGGCGACATGACCATGGGTCATATTTGCTGTCGTTGTGACAACGTGGACTTCGTGAGCTTTGCCGGGGAGGCTCCATGAAGACGCTCGATGTGATCGTGGTCATTCTGCTCATCGTGGGCGGGCTGAACTGGGGGCTCGTGGGCATCTTCCAGTTCGACCTCGTCGCGGCGATCTTCGGAGGACAGGGCGCCGTCGTGTCGAGGATCGTCTACACACTGGTCGGTCTGTGCGCG harbors:
- a CDS encoding T9SS type A sorting domain-containing protein, producing MEGGTMRRVIPLVAFLLLAALTLGAGAYSIDRSVTGCGGGSGSGASYSLLGTVGQSAIGTASGGSYLEEIGFWYTPGWLLTGVPEGAPLAFRLSQNSPNPFNPVTTISYSVPAQSRVSLVLYSVDGRVVRTLADDEKEPGVHRVTLDATGLASGVYFCRMVSGGFVQTRKMVLLK
- a CDS encoding DUF378 domain-containing protein, with protein sequence MKTLDVIVVILLIVGGLNWGLVGIFQFDLVAAIFGGQGAVVSRIVYTLVGLCALYRLLMWKAFPEHLAQG